AACACGTTTTACCCATTTTACCACACCCTTACTCCCGACAGGTGGTTTATTTTTCCTGCCGTTCTACTTTTTTCATAATGAAAAAGCAACAAATACAAGTCACTATTTCTGCAGCAGGGAATGAAATCCAGACACCTGTCATTCCCCAGCATCGACTGAATAGCCACATGAAAATATATAACATTACCAGCTGTCTTAATAAATTAATCACTATACTATAACGAATCTGATTTACTGATTGAATATAGGAAGCAACCATCGTTGCAATACCGTTAAAAAGATAACCTGTCGTCATAATGCGTAAAGCTGGCACACCAAAAGACATCATTTCTTCTGATGCCATGAAGACTTTTAAAATCTCTTTTGGAAAAAGAGAAAGAATCAACTCCCCTGTTCCCATAAACAGCATAGCAATGACAGTTCCCCATATCATAGTTTTTTTCAGCCGCTCTTTATTTCCTGCACCAAAGTTAAAACTCATAATAGGAATACAACCCTGGATCAGACCGTTTACTGTCATAACGACCAACTGCTGCGCTTTAAAATATGCACCAAAGAAGGCAACCGCAGTCATGGAATATGCAGCTAGAAAACTGTTGGTAAAAGTCACCATAAAGGCGCCTAATGCGTTCATAATAAATGAAGGCATCCCGCATCGAAAAATATTTATCCAGACAGCCGGATTCAATTTCCATCCTTTTGTCTTGATTTTTACCTTTTGTTTGGTAAACAATAATACATAAAAAGCAATCAGCATGGAAACGGTATATCCAAGTACTGTGGACACTGCCGCTCCTTTTATTCCCATAGCTGGGAAAGGTCCCAGACCAAAAATGAGAATTGGATCAAAAATAAAATTAAATACAACACCTGCCGTCTGAAATGCCATTGGTGTCAGCATATTGCCGGTACCTTGAAGAATTTTCTGAATGGCAATATGCACCATATTCGGTATTTGCAAAAATACGCATATCTTCATATATTGCATACTTAACGCATATATCTCTTCATCTTTAATAAAAATATGAAAATATGGTTCAAGGATCAGATAAAAAATAACATTCAGCAGAATACCAAAAAGGAAAGAAAGCAGCAGTCCATGACTAACAATATTATTGGCCTCATCCTGCTCTTTTCGTCCAAGATACCTGGCCACCAAAACGTTTATGCCCACACCTGTACCAATGGAAAATGCCAGCATCAGTGTAGTCAGTGGAAAAGAAAATGATACTGCAGTCAATGCTTTTTCACTGATTTGTGCCACAAAGAGACAGTCCACAAAATTGTAGGTATATTGCAAAAACATAGAAAATAGCGGTGGCAGCGACATTTGCATGATAAGAGGAACAATGGCTTTCGTTCCCATTTGATTTTCCTGTTGATGCTCCATCTTTTTAACTATTTTGCATCGCATTTCAGTACAGCGTTTAAGAGTACGGATGCCCCCTGTGTACACTGCTGTACGGAAGTAAATTCTGGTTCACAATGGGAATGTCCGTCTTTTGAAGGAACAAAAATCATTGTTGTTGGCATCATATATGCGCAGAACTGTGCATCATGACCCGCACCAGAGTTGATTCTCTGATGAGAATATCCCAGTTCTTCTACGGATTCTTTTACATAACCAACCAGTTCTTCGTTGAAATACACCGTATCACGTGTCCATGCCGGTTCGTATTCTACTTTACATCCTACGATTTCTTTTGGCATGTTTTCAATAATTTTCACTACCTGTTCAATTACCTTTGGATCTTCATGTCTTGCATCAATAGAGAAATCCACGTAATCAGGAATAACTGTATGCACATTTGGATGAAGAGCAATTTCGCCTGTTGTATATACCAGTTCCGGATCAAGTTTATCTAATTCATCATGAAGATACTGTAAGATTTTTGCTGATGCATATAATGCGTCATGACGATATTTCATCGGTGTTGTTCCCGCATGATCAGCCTGTCCATAAGTTTTAATTCTGTAGCAGATCATACCCAGTACACAAGTAACTACACCAACATCATTATTCTCTGCCTCAAGGATAGGCCCCTGTTCAATATGTAATTCAAACATTGCTTTATAATCTTTTGGATTTAAGCGGTTTGCCTCTGGTCCTTTGTACCCGGATGCTTCAAGAGCTGCTCCAAATGTTTGTGTCGGATCCAGAATAGACTTGGAATTGAGCATAT
This Anaerobutyricum hallii DNA region includes the following protein-coding sequences:
- a CDS encoding MATE family efflux transporter, whose translation is MGTKAIVPLIMQMSLPPLFSMFLQYTYNFVDCLFVAQISEKALTAVSFSFPLTTLMLAFSIGTGVGINVLVARYLGRKEQDEANNIVSHGLLLSFLFGILLNVIFYLILEPYFHIFIKDEEIYALSMQYMKICVFLQIPNMVHIAIQKILQGTGNMLTPMAFQTAGVVFNFIFDPILIFGLGPFPAMGIKGAAVSTVLGYTVSMLIAFYVLLFTKQKVKIKTKGWKLNPAVWINIFRCGMPSFIMNALGAFMVTFTNSFLAAYSMTAVAFFGAYFKAQQLVVMTVNGLIQGCIPIMSFNFGAGNKERLKKTMIWGTVIAMLFMGTGELILSLFPKEILKVFMASEEMMSFGVPALRIMTTGYLFNGIATMVASYIQSVNQIRYSIVINLLRQLVMLYIFMWLFSRCWGMTGVWISFPAAEIVTCICCFFIMKKVERQEK
- a CDS encoding Zn-dependent hydrolase, giving the protein MYTCSEERMGDKIKTFSTFGDAGHGGITRYSLSPEALQARAEFVKRMEAIGAEIKTDDMACVYATLKGSEPDLPGIVMGSHCDSVKNGGNYDGILGVMGAMEVLETIAAEKIPHKHNITAMIWTNEEGSLYPPSMMASGVLCYDYLPEDIRYKFVHEDMLNSKSILDPTQTFGAALEASGYKGPEANRLNPKDYKAMFELHIEQGPILEAENNDVGVVTCVLGMICYRIKTYGQADHAGTTPMKYRHDALYASAKILQYLHDELDKLDPELVYTTGEIALHPNVHTVIPDYVDFSIDARHEDPKVIEQVVKIIENMPKEIVGCKVEYEPAWTRDTVYFNEELVGYVKESVEELGYSHQRINSGAGHDAQFCAYMMPTTMIFVPSKDGHSHCEPEFTSVQQCTQGASVLLNAVLKCDAK